Proteins encoded together in one Chitinophaga sp. LS1 window:
- a CDS encoding DUF3500 domain-containing protein yields the protein MKMRTIYFSLLAIIPAMLILSCSKKDATTTSTTTDTTTTTDTTTSTATSDCSSAANTTAKVVCLAEAFEATLTSTQLSSLITTYSSTYAIKWSNLPCGSSCRNGLQYSSLSSTQLAAAKAIVVAASGTAANEGYDEITQIIAADDVLNTTSGSSSYGSGIYFIAFVGTPSTTGTWQLQFGGHHLAVNITFSGGAVTGATPRFEGIEPKSWTSSGTTYAPLAQEQAAMLAMLSSLSTSELASAKLTAKFSDVLLGPNEDGQFPSTKSGIAVSSLTSAQQALVLAAMKPWVNDADSATAAALLTIYSNELSSTYIAYSGNATLDTNADYVRIDGPSVWIEFVCQTGVVYPSQIHYHSVYRDHTRDYGNSFTF from the coding sequence ATGAAAATGCGCACAATCTATTTCAGTTTACTTGCCATCATTCCGGCTATGCTGATACTTTCATGTAGTAAGAAGGATGCGACAACCACTTCTACCACTACAGACACTACCACGACAACTGATACTACTACCTCTACTGCGACATCAGATTGTAGTTCCGCCGCCAATACTACTGCCAAGGTAGTTTGTCTGGCCGAAGCTTTTGAAGCTACGCTAACCAGCACACAGCTTTCATCACTCATCACCACTTATTCCAGTACGTATGCCATCAAGTGGTCCAACCTCCCATGTGGTAGTAGTTGCCGCAATGGTCTGCAGTACTCTTCCCTGAGCAGCACCCAGCTGGCCGCTGCCAAGGCAATTGTAGTGGCTGCTTCCGGCACTGCCGCCAACGAAGGGTATGACGAAATCACCCAGATCATAGCTGCAGATGATGTATTGAATACCACTAGCGGTAGCAGTAGCTATGGCTCCGGTATCTACTTCATTGCCTTCGTAGGTACGCCTTCTACTACAGGTACCTGGCAATTGCAATTCGGTGGTCACCACCTGGCTGTAAACATTACTTTCAGTGGTGGCGCTGTAACCGGTGCTACGCCAAGGTTTGAAGGTATCGAGCCCAAGAGCTGGACATCCAGTGGTACTACGTATGCTCCACTGGCACAGGAACAGGCTGCTATGTTAGCAATGCTGTCTTCACTTAGCACATCAGAACTGGCAAGCGCCAAACTGACCGCCAAGTTCAGCGATGTACTCTTAGGCCCTAACGAAGACGGACAGTTCCCCTCCACCAAATCAGGCATCGCCGTTAGTTCACTCACAAGTGCACAACAGGCATTGGTATTAGCTGCTATGAAACCATGGGTAAATGATGCAGACAGTGCCACCGCTGCAGCGCTGCTCACTATCTATAGTAATGAGTTGAGCAGCACTTACATTGCTTATTCTGGCAACGCCACACTGGATACGAATGCTGACTATGTACGTATCGATGGACCAAGTGTATGGATTGAATTCGTTTGTCAGACAGGGGTGGTATATCCTTCCCAGATACACTACCATAGTGTATACAGGGATCATACCCGGGATTACGGCAATAGCTTTACTTTCTAA
- a CDS encoding LytTR family DNA-binding domain-containing protein, with protein sequence MMTAIALDDEPPALAVIDTFCQKIDYIRLEKTFTGTTEAMSFLRQYPIDLLFLDINMPSVSGIDFYKSIPQPSLVIFTTSYRDYAVESYEVNAVDYLLKPFTFTRFQQAVEKAVCRRQEAAQVPQLVLRVDYGLVKVFISDIQYIEGWDNYLKIYLKSQKPLLVRMTMKAIMEKLPQKDFIRVHRSYIVALSAIEIVRNKQILIAGSDIPLGNSYESAFFEVFKS encoded by the coding sequence ATGATGACAGCCATCGCATTAGATGACGAGCCACCTGCCTTAGCCGTAATTGACACTTTCTGTCAAAAAATCGACTACATCCGCCTGGAGAAAACCTTCACCGGCACTACCGAAGCTATGTCCTTCCTCCGCCAATACCCCATCGACCTCCTCTTCCTCGACATCAACATGCCCTCCGTCTCGGGAATCGACTTTTACAAATCTATCCCCCAACCCTCCCTCGTCATCTTCACCACTTCCTACCGCGACTACGCCGTAGAAAGTTACGAAGTCAACGCCGTTGACTACCTCCTCAAACCCTTCACCTTCACCCGTTTCCAGCAAGCCGTCGAAAAAGCCGTTTGCCGCCGCCAGGAAGCCGCTCAGGTCCCTCAACTCGTACTCAGAGTAGACTACGGATTAGTCAAAGTCTTCATCTCTGATATCCAGTACATCGAAGGCTGGGACAACTACCTCAAGATCTACCTCAAATCCCAAAAACCACTTCTGGTCCGCATGACCATGAAAGCCATCATGGAAAAGCTCCCTCAGAAAGATTTCATTCGCGTACACCGCTCCTACATCGTCGCCCTCTCCGCCATTGAAATTGTACGTAACAAACAAATCCTCATCGCAGGATCCGACATCCCTTTAGGCAACAGCTACGAATCGGCGTTTTTTGAAGTTTTCAAATCCTGA
- a CDS encoding vanadium-dependent haloperoxidase, which translates to MKQLIFGLLLVSQLGHAQQQYDKAPFTDYIQPAVFSLSMVMMHDVVNPPAATRFYSYATLAAYQIVAKHDPSIPGAATFIRSYPAVTVPDSGRTYDYKVAAVYAILEAGKQLLPSGFMLADDEEKLIDLFKKDQVPDSIIKNSVMVAEGVVKQIVAWSKTDGYGKLSTLRRYTPLKGEGYWYPTPPAYMDAVEPNWRTIRPMVIDSCTQFKSKPMTAFSKDTTSDFYKLNMEVYNYGVHPTKEEMTIAGFWDCNPFAVSTYGHMAIGFKKITPGGHWMNITGIASRKAKLDFDHTLQVHMLAANVMMDAFISCWDAKYSTNRIRPEAFINKYIDVKWKPNLQTPPFPEYTSGHSVVSSAVATMLTYLFGDNFEYTDNSEEFWELTPRHFTSFWNAAKEAAVSRIYGGIHYRDSVDNGVDQGTRVGTFVVEKIKKAGINPVTKN; encoded by the coding sequence ATGAAGCAACTCATCTTTGGATTGTTACTCGTTAGTCAGCTTGGGCATGCACAACAGCAGTATGACAAGGCTCCCTTTACTGATTATATACAGCCGGCAGTGTTTTCTCTTTCTATGGTAATGATGCACGATGTAGTAAATCCGCCTGCGGCGACTCGTTTTTATAGTTATGCAACACTGGCGGCTTACCAGATTGTGGCAAAGCATGATCCATCCATTCCCGGTGCAGCAACTTTTATAAGATCTTATCCGGCAGTCACCGTACCCGATAGTGGCAGAACGTACGATTATAAGGTAGCGGCTGTGTATGCGATCTTAGAAGCAGGCAAGCAGTTATTACCTTCCGGATTTATGCTGGCAGATGATGAGGAGAAGCTGATAGACCTGTTTAAGAAAGACCAGGTACCTGATAGTATTATAAAGAATTCTGTAATGGTCGCAGAGGGTGTGGTAAAGCAGATAGTGGCATGGTCTAAAACAGATGGGTATGGCAAGCTCAGCACCTTACGCAGGTATACACCATTGAAAGGGGAGGGGTATTGGTATCCTACACCTCCTGCATACATGGATGCGGTAGAACCCAACTGGCGTACCATTCGTCCGATGGTGATCGATAGCTGTACACAATTCAAATCTAAACCGATGACAGCCTTTAGTAAAGACACTACCAGCGACTTTTACAAGCTGAATATGGAGGTGTATAACTATGGAGTGCATCCAACTAAGGAAGAGATGACGATCGCGGGATTCTGGGATTGTAATCCATTTGCGGTAAGCACTTATGGACACATGGCCATTGGTTTTAAGAAAATCACTCCTGGTGGCCACTGGATGAATATCACAGGTATTGCCAGCCGCAAAGCAAAACTGGATTTTGATCATACCTTACAGGTACACATGCTGGCTGCCAATGTGATGATGGATGCGTTTATCAGTTGTTGGGATGCGAAATACAGCACTAACCGTATCCGTCCGGAAGCATTTATTAATAAATATATAGATGTAAAATGGAAGCCGAATTTACAAACCCCGCCATTTCCTGAATATACCAGCGGACATAGTGTAGTATCATCTGCCGTTGCTACCATGCTGACTTATCTGTTTGGAGATAACTTTGAATACACAGATAATTCAGAAGAGTTCTGGGAATTGACACCACGGCATTTTACCTCCTTCTGGAATGCAGCAAAGGAAGCAGCGGTGTCCCGCATTTATGGTGGAATCCATTACCGCGATTCAGTGGACAATGGAGTGGATCAGGGAACACGGGTAGGTACATTTGTAGTGGAGAAAATAAAGAAAGCAGGTATCAACCCGGTAACAAAGAATTAA
- a CDS encoding VCBS repeat-containing protein, translating into MGTLKNYLSMRYSTFLLVLVIASSIPFAIQAQQKLFQQLPSKTTGIKFSNPLNETEGLNVLQYEYFYNGAGVAVGDLNNDGLQDLYFTANMQPGALYQNMGNMQFKEITKDAGKGIGGKSDSWKTGVTMADVNGDGLLDIYICYSGKRDDATRRNQLFINQGNMKFVEKAKEYGLDDPGYSTNAVFFDFDNDGDLDMFLLNHSTNKIDNMEFARYKTLTDSLAGNKLYRNDNNHFTDITLNSGIIQNPLTFGLGVAVADINKDGWEDIYVTNDYNEPDYLYINNHNGTFSERTKETFKHLSHFSMGVDIADYNNDGLPDVLTLDMLPEDNKRQKLLQMEESYEMHDLMKSQDLYEQYMRNMLQLNNGDGTFSEIGQLAGVSNTDWSWCPLFADFDNDGYKDLFVTNGYLRDYTNKDFLRYWGDYKIKKAMEREPIKFMDLVTAMPVTPLKNYIFRNNHDLTFANKQQEWGVDQPGVSSGAVYADLDNDGDLDLVINRINDPAGVYQNMTREQSKTAYLSFKLKGEGKNTQAIGAKVYVYTNGMQQYQEVNPGKGYLGAVSTQLLFGLGNAAKADSVLIVWPGNKEQRMTDVAANQLLKIDFAPNAPLPSATLTKPVFTKADGLIDYKHEEMPANDFKRQLLMLFMYSKTGPVIAKADVNKDGKEDLYVSGNRELPGRIYTQSGSGSFEMNKSMKLEDPTENCVSDAIFFDANGDGYPDLYLAMGGYFNCDPNTAMLQDELFINNGKGILVKASENLPDVSANSKSCVRPCDFDNDGDMDLFVGGRVVPGQYPVSPISYLLINNGKGKFTVADVPFAKTGMITDAQWIDLDKDGRKDLVVCGEMMPLSVYINKADGFKDKTADYFDQPQNGFWFSLAVKDVDGDGNDDLIAGNLGLNTQIKASAKEPVELYYADFDKNGNIDPFLNFYIQGVSYPYVSRDELNDQIYPMRKKFTSYKNYSDATMKDIVSPDDLAKAGKLTVTETRSLCLLNKNGKFVVSPLPVEAQFSVVTKILTGDFNEDGKPDLLLLGNHCDNRLKLGSFDAGYGCLLKGDGKGGFTYVDQSAAGICIKGDVKSAGEIAINGKNFVVVGVNNEGVSLYKEQ; encoded by the coding sequence ATGGGAACACTGAAAAACTATTTATCCATGCGTTATTCCACCTTCTTGCTGGTCCTCGTGATAGCATCCTCCATCCCTTTCGCTATCCAGGCACAACAGAAACTTTTCCAACAGCTACCTTCCAAAACAACCGGCATTAAGTTCTCAAATCCTTTGAACGAAACAGAAGGATTGAACGTACTGCAATACGAATACTTCTATAACGGTGCCGGTGTGGCCGTTGGAGATCTGAACAACGATGGATTACAGGACCTGTACTTCACTGCGAACATGCAGCCGGGTGCACTCTACCAGAACATGGGCAACATGCAGTTCAAAGAAATTACTAAAGATGCCGGCAAAGGCATCGGCGGGAAATCAGATAGCTGGAAAACAGGCGTAACCATGGCTGACGTAAACGGTGACGGACTCCTCGATATCTACATATGTTACTCCGGTAAACGCGATGATGCTACCCGCCGCAATCAGCTATTTATCAACCAGGGCAATATGAAATTTGTGGAAAAGGCAAAGGAATATGGTCTCGACGATCCGGGATATAGCACAAATGCTGTCTTCTTCGATTTCGACAACGACGGCGACCTCGATATGTTCCTCCTCAACCACAGCACAAACAAGATTGACAACATGGAGTTTGCCAGATACAAAACCCTGACCGACTCTCTGGCGGGTAACAAACTCTATCGTAATGATAACAACCACTTCACTGATATCACCCTCAATTCCGGCATTATTCAGAACCCGCTTACCTTTGGGCTGGGTGTAGCCGTAGCAGACATCAACAAAGATGGCTGGGAAGATATCTATGTGACCAACGACTACAACGAACCTGATTATCTATACATCAACAATCACAACGGTACTTTCAGTGAACGTACTAAAGAAACTTTTAAACATCTGTCTCACTTCTCTATGGGTGTAGATATTGCTGACTACAACAACGATGGATTACCGGATGTGCTCACACTCGATATGCTCCCTGAAGATAACAAGCGTCAGAAACTGCTGCAGATGGAAGAGAGCTACGAAATGCATGACCTCATGAAGTCACAGGACCTCTATGAGCAGTATATGCGCAATATGCTGCAACTGAACAATGGCGATGGCACCTTCAGTGAAATCGGTCAGCTGGCCGGTGTATCAAATACTGACTGGAGCTGGTGCCCACTCTTTGCTGACTTTGACAACGATGGCTATAAAGACCTCTTTGTTACAAATGGTTACCTGCGCGATTATACCAACAAAGACTTCCTGCGCTATTGGGGCGATTACAAAATAAAGAAGGCCATGGAGCGCGAACCCATCAAGTTTATGGATCTCGTTACCGCTATGCCTGTCACACCGTTAAAGAATTATATCTTCCGCAATAATCATGACCTCACCTTTGCCAATAAGCAACAGGAATGGGGCGTAGATCAACCCGGCGTATCCAGTGGAGCAGTGTATGCAGACCTGGATAATGACGGCGATCTCGATCTGGTCATCAACCGTATCAATGATCCGGCGGGTGTTTACCAGAACATGACGAGAGAACAGAGCAAAACGGCGTATCTCTCCTTTAAATTGAAAGGAGAAGGTAAGAATACACAGGCCATCGGTGCCAAAGTATATGTGTATACAAATGGCATGCAGCAATACCAGGAAGTTAATCCCGGCAAAGGCTATCTGGGTGCAGTATCTACCCAGTTGTTATTTGGCCTGGGTAATGCTGCCAAAGCTGATTCCGTATTGATCGTATGGCCCGGTAATAAAGAACAACGCATGACGGATGTAGCCGCCAATCAGTTACTGAAAATAGACTTCGCACCAAATGCACCTTTACCATCTGCTACCCTCACCAAACCCGTCTTTACAAAAGCAGATGGCCTCATTGATTACAAACATGAAGAAATGCCGGCGAATGATTTCAAACGTCAGTTGCTCATGTTGTTTATGTATTCCAAAACAGGCCCTGTCATTGCAAAAGCAGATGTGAATAAAGATGGAAAAGAAGACCTGTATGTAAGTGGCAATAGGGAATTGCCCGGCCGTATCTATACACAATCAGGGAGTGGTAGCTTTGAAATGAATAAGAGCATGAAGCTGGAAGACCCCACCGAAAACTGTGTATCCGATGCCATCTTCTTTGATGCTAACGGAGATGGTTATCCTGATCTGTACCTGGCAATGGGCGGTTACTTTAATTGTGATCCAAATACAGCCATGTTGCAGGATGAACTGTTTATCAATAATGGAAAGGGCATACTTGTAAAAGCCAGTGAGAACTTGCCTGATGTGAGTGCCAACAGTAAATCCTGTGTACGCCCATGTGATTTTGATAATGATGGAGACATGGACCTCTTTGTAGGGGGGCGTGTTGTTCCCGGTCAGTACCCTGTATCACCAATATCTTACCTGTTAATAAATAATGGTAAGGGAAAATTCACAGTAGCAGATGTACCTTTTGCAAAAACAGGTATGATCACAGATGCACAGTGGATAGACCTGGATAAAGATGGTCGGAAGGATCTGGTAGTATGTGGAGAGATGATGCCACTGTCTGTATATATTAACAAAGCGGATGGCTTTAAAGATAAGACAGCGGACTACTTTGATCAGCCACAAAATGGTTTTTGGTTTAGTCTGGCAGTGAAAGATGTAGATGGTGATGGCAATGATGATCTCATAGCTGGTAACCTGGGTCTGAATACACAGATCAAAGCTTCTGCCAAAGAACCTGTTGAATTGTATTATGCTGACTTTGATAAAAATGGTAACATCGATCCATTCCTGAACTTCTATATACAGGGTGTAAGTTATCCATACGTGAGCAGGGATGAGCTGAATGACCAGATTTATCCGATGCGAAAGAAGTTCACATCCTATAAAAATTATTCAGATGCAACCATGAAAGATATTGTTTCGCCTGATGATCTGGCGAAGGCTGGCAAACTCACGGTGACTGAAACCCGCAGCTTATGTCTGCTGAATAAGAATGGCAAATTTGTTGTATCACCATTACCTGTAGAAGCACAATTCTCCGTAGTCACCAAAATCCTGACTGGTGATTTCAATGAAGATGGTAAACCAGATTTATTGTTGCTTGGTAACCATTGTGACAATCGCCTGAAGCTGGGTAGTTTTGACGCTGGCTATGGTTGTCTGCTCAAAGGTGATGGCAAAGGAGGGTTTACCTATGTAGATCAGTCAGCAGCAGGTATCTGTATCAAAGGCGATGTAAAGTCTGCCGGCGAAATCGCTATCAATGGTAAAAACTTTGTGGTAGTTGGTGTGAACAATGAAGGTGTCTCACTCTATAAGGAACAATGA
- a CDS encoding SusD/RagB family nutrient-binding outer membrane lipoprotein has protein sequence MKKGLLCLGLASTLFATSCTRNFDDINSNPTAVSGSQYDPNYLLSRAQYSYANTGYSQLLFQSMWVQLLSSTFNYYSNGDKYVASSGQIGYQDRIWNEDYQAASYAYEMDTLAQQKSLPNLSNIGKIMNVLIMQHITDCYGDVPYSEALKGKSGTFTPAYDSQESIYTSMLTELQTAISALDESGTKPTADLFYSGDIAKWKKFGYSLMLRTAMRLSKVNPTLAQTWAEKAVTGGVFTSTADDAVVICDNSGGFSNATTNALMVQDDYREVKWSKTFIDYMRKMNDPRLEYIAEIAPNGLAANNNTALAGSTDSSIQLGMPNGYDLNGGTTDITTRSDYPGATAAATTDDSPAPLGKYSRPTNSLYRNYSGPEFVLTYAETELLLAEAAARGWSVGGTATSHYAAGVTASMQSLATFSSDASISTATATLFIAANPLDVTSATASIKQINEQLWVTEGTLMNFIEAWNNWRRSGYPVLTPVVYTGNFTGGTIPRRIPYQSTENSTNPSGYASGVSSLSNGDTYTSRIWWDVAQ, from the coding sequence ATGAAAAAAGGATTGCTCTGCTTAGGTCTGGCTTCAACACTGTTCGCTACGAGTTGTACCAGAAACTTTGACGATATAAATAGTAACCCTACCGCGGTATCCGGTTCTCAATATGATCCTAACTACCTGCTGTCAAGGGCACAATATTCTTATGCAAACACTGGTTATAGCCAGTTGTTATTCCAGAGTATGTGGGTACAGTTGTTGTCTTCTACCTTCAACTACTACAGCAATGGTGATAAATATGTAGCTTCTTCCGGTCAGATCGGTTACCAGGACAGGATCTGGAACGAAGACTACCAGGCTGCCAGCTATGCATACGAAATGGATACATTGGCGCAGCAGAAAAGTCTGCCAAACCTTTCGAATATCGGTAAAATCATGAATGTGCTGATTATGCAACACATTACTGATTGCTATGGTGATGTACCTTACTCCGAAGCTCTAAAAGGTAAATCAGGTACTTTTACCCCTGCTTACGATTCACAGGAATCTATCTATACTTCCATGCTGACAGAATTGCAAACTGCCATCTCTGCACTGGATGAAAGCGGTACCAAACCAACAGCAGACCTGTTCTATAGTGGTGATATCGCTAAATGGAAGAAATTCGGCTACTCCCTGATGCTGCGTACAGCTATGCGCCTTTCGAAAGTAAATCCAACCCTGGCACAGACATGGGCTGAGAAAGCTGTTACAGGTGGCGTGTTTACCAGTACAGCTGACGATGCTGTGGTAATTTGTGACAACTCTGGTGGTTTTAGCAATGCTACTACCAACGCGCTGATGGTACAGGATGACTACAGGGAAGTAAAATGGTCTAAAACCTTCATCGATTACATGAGGAAAATGAATGACCCCCGCCTGGAATACATCGCTGAAATTGCACCAAACGGTCTGGCTGCAAATAACAACACCGCACTGGCTGGTTCTACTGATTCCAGCATTCAGTTAGGTATGCCAAACGGTTATGACCTGAATGGTGGTACTACCGATATCACTACTAGAAGTGATTATCCAGGTGCTACCGCTGCTGCAACTACCGATGACTCTCCGGCTCCTTTGGGTAAATATTCCCGTCCTACCAATTCGCTGTACAGAAACTACAGCGGTCCTGAGTTCGTTTTAACTTATGCTGAAACAGAACTGCTGCTGGCCGAAGCCGCTGCACGTGGATGGAGTGTAGGTGGAACTGCTACTTCTCACTACGCTGCTGGTGTAACTGCTTCTATGCAATCGCTGGCTACCTTCTCTTCAGATGCTTCTATCTCTACTGCAACTGCAACGCTCTTCATAGCTGCCAATCCGCTGGATGTTACTTCAGCTACCGCTTCTATCAAGCAGATCAACGAGCAGTTATGGGTAACAGAAGGTACCCTGATGAACTTCATCGAGGCATGGAACAACTGGAGAAGATCTGGTTATCCTGTACTGACGCCTGTAGTCTATACCGGCAACTTCACAGGTGGCACTATTCCAAGAAGAATTCCTTATCAGTCTACTGAGAATTCTACAAACCCTTCAGGTTATGCTTCTGGTGTGAGCAGTCTCTCTAATGGAGATACTTATACCTCACGCATCTGGTGGGATGTAGCTCAATAA